The nucleotide window AACCAGGTTGCCGAGTACGATGCCGTGTTTATGGCCGAGGCCGGAGCGTGGCAGGATCATGCCGGCATAGCCCGGGTCGCTGATATAGATGGCCATGCCGGTGGGCAGCAGCTGGGTGTCGCCCGGTGCCAGCGTCAGCGGTTCCTTGACCATGGCACGCAGGTCAAGACCGGCAGAGCCTTCGGTGGCGTAATGAGGCAGCGGGATGTTATCCCCCAGACGGGGATCAAGTACGCGGTACTGCAGTTTCATGGATCAGTTCCTGATTGCCGGACGCTCGACGCTTGAAGCCTGACGCAAAAAACGACGCTTGCCCGAACGGTTATGGGGTTGTGTCACCGGCTTTGCAGTTGCAACCCACTATTAAATACGAAGTGCCGGATTCCAGAGACTCTATGTTTTGGCGTAAGGCATCCGGCGTCCGGCATCTAGCATCAATCCTTATACCTGATCGCGATCAACTCGATCAGCTGTTTGGCGATTTGTGCCTTTGAGGCCAGCGGCAGCACTTTGTGGCCGCCGGGCCAGATCACGGTGAGGGCATTGTTGTCGCTGTTGAAGCCCACATTGCTGCCAGACACGTCGTTGGTGGCGATCATGTCCAGTTTCTTGTTGACCAGCTTGCCCTGGGCGTAGGCCATCACGTCCTGGGTTTCGGCGGCGAAACCCACGGTGAAGGGACGTTTGTCGTGTTCGGCCACGGAGGCCACGATGTCCGGATTTTTGACCAGAGTGAGGTGAATTTCCTCGGTGGATTTCTTGATCTTGTGATCGGCGGTGACGGTGGGGCGATAGTCCGCCACGGCGGCGGTGGCGATAAATACATCGCACCCTTCCGCGACCACCTCCATGCACGCCTCGAACATATCCACGGCGCGAGTCACATCAATCCGGGTTACCCGGTTGGGGGTGGGAAGATTGACCGGACCGGCAATCAGGGTGACGCGGGCTCCGGCTTCCGCGGCCGCTTCTGCCAGGGCGAAGCCCATCTTGCCGGAGCTTTTGTTGGTGATGTAACGCACCGGGTCAATGGCTTCCCGGGTGGGGCCGGCGGTGATCACCACGTGCTTGCCCGTGAGTAGCTCGTAATCAAAGACATCGGCGGCCTGCTCGATGATTTCCATCGGTTCCAGCATGCGTCCGGCGCCCACGTCACCACAGGCCTGGCTGCCGGTGCCTGGACCGAACACGTGGACCCCTTTTTCCTGCAGCATGAGCAGGTTTTGCTGGGTGCTCTTGTCCGCCCACATCTGCTGGTTCATGGCCGGTGCAATAGCAATGGGGGCGCCGGTGGCGAGACACAGGGTGTTGAGCAGGTCATTACCATGGCCGTGGGCCAGGCGGGCCATAAAGTTGGCCGAGGCGGGGGCGATCAGCACCAGGTCAGCCCAGCGTGCCAGCTCAATGTGCCCCATGGCGGCTTCGGCGGCCGGGTCCAGCAAGGTGGTGTGCACCGGGTTGCCTGACAGAGCCTGCATGGTCAGCGGGGTTATGAATTCGCAGGCGCCCTGGGTCATGACGACCCGAACCTGTGCACCAGCGTCCTGCAGGCGGCGCACCAGATCCGCCGCCTTGTAGGCAGCAATGCCGCCGGTGACGCCCAGCAGGATGCGTTTGTTAACCAGTCGTTGCATGCGAAAACCCTTATATGGCTGACGGCAATCATGGCGAATGTCTACTGCCAGTGCTGCCCCAGAACTGCTACTAATTTCTGGCGCATAGGGTAGCACTGTAAAGACGACGCTACACGCTGCATGCAACAAGCAACACGCAGCCCCATCGTTGTGTTGAGGTTTGGGTGGAAAATTGGCGTCTCATGGGCTTGTGATGCAGGTGAAAGGACGAGCTTGCTGCAAGGAGGTAAAGAGTTTGGCGCGACGTTATCAGAATTTGAGAGTCTGGCAGGCGGCGATGGAGATGGCAGAGGCTGCGTATGGTGTGGTGACACATTTTCCGGATTCGGAGCGGTTTGGGTTGGTTCAGCAGATGCAGCGCTCGGCCTTGAGTGTACCGTCCAATATTGCGGAAGGTTACGGACGGGGAGGTGATGTGGAGTTCAGGCGCTTTCTGCGTATCGCGCGAGGGTCGTTGTTTGAGCTGGAAACCCAGCTCATTGTTGCCGAGCGACTGGGGTATGGCTCCAGAGCTGACCTGGAGCCATTGATCGAGAAAGTATTTGCCTTGCTCTCCGGTATGCTTCGCAAGCTGGAGGGTGCGTAAGCGCTGCTGTTTAGCGTGTTGCGTGCAGCGTGATGCATGTTGCGAACCACTGGTGCTTTTCAATGGTCTCGCCCCCAAATCAGCGACTTGCCGTCTGACTCTGCATCAAACGCTGATACTGATGCGTGATGTCGTCCATCTTGGCCAGGATGGAATCGGTGGTGACGGAGATGACCGTGGGGACGTAGCGGCCGCTGTCTTCCAGTTCGAAGCCGGTGCGGGAGAAGTCCCACTGGTTGCGTACCCGTTGCAGGGCATCGTGCAGTGCCTGGGTGTTGTTGGGGTAGTGCTCCAGCTCGGCGAGAGACTGGTCGAACAGGGTGATGGCCTCTTCATATTCCTCGTTGAGCCAGTCGCTGCGAATGCGCCAAGCGCGGGCCACGTAAATCTTGGCGATCTTCTGGGACAGCATGCGCTGGCGGCCAGACAGGTTGACCAGTCGTGCGCTGTCGATGCCAGCGTATTTTTCAATGGCCTTGACCACATCATCGCAGGCCTTGAGGAGCGTCAGGTTGTCCTTCATCAGGCTGCTGGTGCCGGCCTTGCTGGGCGCGCTGATGATACGCAAGCGGTGTGGTAGCCAGAGGGATTCGACGGTATCCAGCTGGCGGCTGATCGCGTCGGTGGGGCTGTAGTCGCGAAGTTGGAGTAGTTGCTCCTCGAACAGGCCCACGGCTTCGTCCAGCTGGCGTTGCGCCTTGTCGGCCTGGATGCCGGCACCGATCAGCAGGTAGTTCTTCATCATGCGCTGGGTGAGCATGCGTTGGCGGCCGGAGACGTTCACCGCTTCGGCATCTTCCATGGCCAGAGAGGGAATGGGGGTCATCATGCCGACAATCAGTACGGCGATAAGCAGGATTTGGCGAGTCATGTTTTTATCCCGATAGGACAGTCAGTGAAAACGTTCAGGTGACTGGCAGCAAGGACTGGGCCAGCAGGGCTTGGCAATAAAAACAACGGCTTACAAGGGGGTGTGATGACTGATGTACCGATATGGCGCTTTTTTCATGCCCGCGTCTGGTGCGATGCGCGGTAAAGGAACAGGAAAGGACAGGGATCGTTATGGCAATAACAGACTGGCCCACGGATGAGCGGCCACGGGAAAAATTGCTGGCCAGGGGGGCGGAAGCACTCAGTGATGCAGAGTTGCTGGCGATTTTTCTGCGCACAGGGCAGCAAGGGATGACGGCGGTAGACTTGGCCCGCAAGCAGTTAACGGCCGGAGGTGGCCTGCGATCCCTGCTGGACAGCAGCCCGGAGGTGATGGCGCGTTTGCCGGGAATGGGGACGGCCCGGCGCGCCCTGTTATTGGCGGCGCTGGAGTTGGGCCGGCGTTACCTGGCTGCGCCGCTGGAACGAGGGTTGCCACTGGACAACCCGGACAAGGCTGGGCAATTGCTTACCGCGCGCCTGCGTGGGCTGCCCTATGAGGTATTTGCCTGTCTGTTTCTGGATAACAAGCACCGGCTGATTGCCTACGAGCAGCTGTTTCAGGGCACCATCGATGCGGCAGCCGTTTACCCCCGGGAGGTGTTGCGGCGGGCAATGGAGCACAATGCGGCGGCGGTGATCCTGGCTCACAATCATCCCTCCGGGGTGGCCGAGCCAAGCCGGTCGGACCACGCCATTACACGGCGGCTGGTAGAGGCGCTGGGGCTGGTGGATATTCGTGTGCTGGACCATTTAGTGATTGGTGATGGAGGCTGGGTATCACTGGCGGCACGAGGTGCGCTGTG belongs to Alcanivorax sediminis and includes:
- the dut gene encoding dUTP diphosphatase; protein product: MKLQYRVLDPRLGDNIPLPHYATEGSAGLDLRAMVKEPLTLAPGDTQLLPTGMAIYISDPGYAGMILPRSGLGHKHGIVLGNLVGLIDSDYQGELMVSCWNRGQQPFTIEPGERIAQLVIVPVMQVQLEQVDTFTGTERGSGGFGHSGRQ
- the coaBC gene encoding bifunctional phosphopantothenoylcysteine decarboxylase/phosphopantothenate--cysteine ligase CoaBC; translated protein: MQRLVNKRILLGVTGGIAAYKAADLVRRLQDAGAQVRVVMTQGACEFITPLTMQALSGNPVHTTLLDPAAEAAMGHIELARWADLVLIAPASANFMARLAHGHGNDLLNTLCLATGAPIAIAPAMNQQMWADKSTQQNLLMLQEKGVHVFGPGTGSQACGDVGAGRMLEPMEIIEQAADVFDYELLTGKHVVITAGPTREAIDPVRYITNKSSGKMGFALAEAAAEAGARVTLIAGPVNLPTPNRVTRIDVTRAVDMFEACMEVVAEGCDVFIATAAVADYRPTVTADHKIKKSTEEIHLTLVKNPDIVASVAEHDKRPFTVGFAAETQDVMAYAQGKLVNKKLDMIATNDVSGSNVGFNSDNNALTVIWPGGHKVLPLASKAQIAKQLIELIAIRYKD
- a CDS encoding four helix bundle protein — protein: MARRYQNLRVWQAAMEMAEAAYGVVTHFPDSERFGLVQQMQRSALSVPSNIAEGYGRGGDVEFRRFLRIARGSLFELETQLIVAERLGYGSRADLEPLIEKVFALLSGMLRKLEGA
- a CDS encoding type IV pili methyl-accepting chemotaxis transducer N-terminal domain-containing protein; its protein translation is MTRQILLIAVLIVGMMTPIPSLAMEDAEAVNVSGRQRMLTQRMMKNYLLIGAGIQADKAQRQLDEAVGLFEEQLLQLRDYSPTDAISRQLDTVESLWLPHRLRIISAPSKAGTSSLMKDNLTLLKACDDVVKAIEKYAGIDSARLVNLSGRQRMLSQKIAKIYVARAWRIRSDWLNEEYEEAITLFDQSLAELEHYPNNTQALHDALQRVRNQWDFSRTGFELEDSGRYVPTVISVTTDSILAKMDDITHQYQRLMQSQTASR
- the radC gene encoding RadC family protein, coding for MAITDWPTDERPREKLLARGAEALSDAELLAIFLRTGQQGMTAVDLARKQLTAGGGLRSLLDSSPEVMARLPGMGTARRALLLAALELGRRYLAAPLERGLPLDNPDKAGQLLTARLRGLPYEVFACLFLDNKHRLIAYEQLFQGTIDAAAVYPREVLRRAMEHNAAAVILAHNHPSGVAEPSRSDHAITRRLVEALGLVDIRVLDHLVIGDGGWVSLAARGAL